A single genomic interval of Aedes aegypti strain LVP_AGWG chromosome 1, AaegL5.0 Primary Assembly, whole genome shotgun sequence harbors:
- the LOC5570709 gene encoding uncharacterized protein LOC5570709 isoform X2 has protein sequence MEIETITLERWMCRICLSKGTHNIFEERLILPSEHHQGQSSSTSHCSNGSISIIDALNCFSEFKIVKPDTVNEPVMLCQSCHAELASCVEFRQKLNDSEALLRKDCATPDLDENEEESRTGLTLQMVDIEPYLEDEEPTASVSPNIYQEEVVQSSAMHHSKPRFELTHQCNRYPGKGKTERILWSIGFGNAKENAPEKFSGGITRKDSYRTSLHI, from the exons ATGGAAATCGAAACCATTACGTTGGAACGTTGGATGTGTCGAATTTGTTTGAGCAAAGGTACGCACAACATCTTCGAGGAACGGCTGATACTGCCATCGGAACACCACCAAGGTCAATCGTCTTCGACCAGTCACTGCAGTAATGGTTCTATCTCAATTATCGATGCGCTCAACTGCTTCAGTGAGTTCAAG ATAGTAAAGCCAGACACCGTCAATGAACCGGTAatgctttgccaaagttgccatgcTGAGCTCGCAAGTTGTGTGGAATTCCGACAGAAATTAAACGACTCGGAAGCACTGTTACGCAAAGACTGCGCAACACCGGATTTAGATGAAAATGAGGAGGAATCTAGAACAGGGCTTACTTTGCAAATGGTTGATATTGAACCATACTTGGAGGATGAAGAACCAACAGCTTCGGTATCACCAAATATCTATCAAGAAGAAGTTGTACAATCTTCAGCAATGCACCATTCTAAGCCTCGTTTCGAGCTAACACATCAG TGTAATCGATACCCCGGAAAGGGAAAAACGGAAAGAATCCTTTGGTCAATCGGATTTGGAAACGCCAAAGAAAATGCACCGGAGAAATTCTCAGGAGGCATTACTCGAAAAGACTCTTATCGTACCTCACTACATATTTAG
- the LOC5570709 gene encoding zinc finger protein SNAI2 isoform X1 produces MEIETITLERWMCRICLSKGTHNIFEERLILPSEHHQGQSSSTSHCSNGSISIIDALNCFSEFKIVKPDTVNEPVMLCQSCHAELASCVEFRQKLNDSEALLRKDCATPDLDENEEESRTGLTLQMVDIEPYLEDEEPTASVSPNIYQEEVVQSSAMHHSKPRFELTHQVSNILRHVATTSSSSSSFNSVIDTPEREKRKESFGQSDLETPKKMHRRNSQEALLEKTLIVPHYIFSSQLKNKSQETSKSSERHQEVGSHTDRLDTDDIFHCEYCPKAFSTSQHLASHTKNVHLCQYCPRHFSSILAKNKHSREEHKSFQCSHCGFQSRYTANLKAHQRKVHSSALPVDVPRLK; encoded by the exons ATGGAAATCGAAACCATTACGTTGGAACGTTGGATGTGTCGAATTTGTTTGAGCAAAGGTACGCACAACATCTTCGAGGAACGGCTGATACTGCCATCGGAACACCACCAAGGTCAATCGTCTTCGACCAGTCACTGCAGTAATGGTTCTATCTCAATTATCGATGCGCTCAACTGCTTCAGTGAGTTCAAG ATAGTAAAGCCAGACACCGTCAATGAACCGGTAatgctttgccaaagttgccatgcTGAGCTCGCAAGTTGTGTGGAATTCCGACAGAAATTAAACGACTCGGAAGCACTGTTACGCAAAGACTGCGCAACACCGGATTTAGATGAAAATGAGGAGGAATCTAGAACAGGGCTTACTTTGCAAATGGTTGATATTGAACCATACTTGGAGGATGAAGAACCAACAGCTTCGGTATCACCAAATATCTATCAAGAAGAAGTTGTACAATCTTCAGCAATGCACCATTCTAAGCCTCGTTTCGAGCTAACACATCAGGTAAGTAACATTTTGCGACATGTGGCCACTAcgagtagtagtagtagtagtttcAACAGTGTAATCGATACCCCGGAAAGGGAAAAACGGAAAGAATCCTTTGGTCAATCGGATTTGGAAACGCCAAAGAAAATGCACCGGAGAAATTCTCAGGAGGCATTACTCGAAAAGACTCTTATCGTACCTCACTACATATTTAGTAGCCAACTAAAGAATAAGTCACAAGAGACGAGTAAATCCTCAGAACGCCATCAAGAAGTTGGATCACATACGGATCGATTGGACACGGACGATATTTTCCACTGCGAATACTGCCCAAAAGCGTTCTCAACTTCCCAACACTTGGCTAGCCATACTAAAAATGTGCACCTGTGCCAGTACTGCCCCAGGCACTTCTCCAGCATTCTTGCCAAAAACAAACACAGCCGCGAGGAGCACAAATCGTTCCAGTGTTCGCATTGTGGCTTCCAGTCGCGATATACTGCCAATTTGAAGGCGCACCAGCGAAAAGTGCATTCCTCGGCGCTGCCAGTCGACGTGCCTAGATTAAaatga